Proteins encoded by one window of Streptomyces sp. NBC_01477:
- a CDS encoding helix-turn-helix domain-containing protein produces the protein MSQGDKRSRSPAEHQLHGTWPHAVLDDHHGAKVAQEVAGRLRAAIDARDWSIAEVSRRSDVARLTIMKVLGGEVWCDLLTIANLEKALEVDLWPGRNPGNPGKPAE, from the coding sequence GTGTCACAAGGAGACAAGCGAAGCCGCAGCCCTGCCGAGCACCAACTCCACGGAACGTGGCCGCACGCCGTGCTCGATGACCACCACGGGGCGAAGGTCGCCCAGGAAGTGGCCGGGCGACTGCGTGCGGCGATCGACGCCCGCGACTGGTCGATCGCGGAGGTCTCGCGGCGCAGCGATGTCGCTCGGCTGACCATCATGAAGGTGCTCGGCGGTGAGGTCTGGTGCGACCTGCTGACGATCGCAAACCTGGAGAAGGCGCTTGAGGTCGACCTGTGGCCGGGCCGGAACCCGGGGAATCCGGGCAAGCCGGCAGAGTGA
- a CDS encoding helix-turn-helix domain-containing protein, with the protein MVGGRARARSPRELTDDPEAWPEQPSADMAAEAVRHIARTLTRVLVDRGLSLRATAAGSGVNRQAVADLLTGRSWPDVATVARLAHFTGANLWPDSSNIDRKRTH; encoded by the coding sequence ATGGTCGGCGGACGCGCCCGCGCACGCTCCCCCAGGGAGCTGACCGACGATCCGGAAGCCTGGCCCGAACAGCCAAGCGCCGACATGGCCGCCGAAGCGGTCCGCCACATCGCCCGCACTCTCACCCGGGTCCTGGTCGACCGGGGCCTGAGCCTGCGCGCAACCGCCGCCGGCTCCGGAGTGAACAGGCAGGCCGTAGCCGACCTTCTCACGGGACGGTCCTGGCCGGACGTGGCCACCGTCGCCCGCCTCGCCCACTTCACCGGCGCCAACCTGTGGCCGGACAGCAGCAACATCGATCGGAAGAGAACGCATTGA
- a CDS encoding DUF3662 and FHA domain-containing protein: MGVLKRFEQRLEGMVNGTFAKVFKSEVQPVEIAGALQRECDNNATIWNRDRTVVPNDFIVELSTPDFERLSPYAVQLGDELAGMVRDYAKQQRYTFMGSIRVHLEQAADLDTGLYRVRSRTLASSESQQPQFPQGQQQGPQPGQPAQRPPYPQAAHAQSPQGYQQPPPRTPFPPAGGQQPGAGPQRPAAVPPLPAAPPPAGGAARPPAPVTRLPGTGAPAGSAAAGTRRWIEINGTRHQITRGALVLGRSTEADVRVDDPGVSRKHCEIRVGTPSLVQDLGSTNGIVVDGQHTQRATLRDGSRIVVGSTTIVYRQAEG, from the coding sequence GTGGGAGTACTGAAGCGCTTTGAGCAGCGGCTGGAAGGCATGGTGAACGGCACCTTCGCCAAGGTGTTCAAGAGCGAGGTGCAACCCGTCGAGATCGCGGGCGCGCTGCAGCGCGAGTGCGACAACAACGCCACGATCTGGAACCGGGACCGCACGGTGGTGCCCAACGACTTCATCGTGGAGCTGAGCACCCCCGACTTCGAGCGGCTGAGCCCGTACGCGGTGCAGCTGGGCGACGAGCTGGCCGGGATGGTCCGCGACTACGCCAAGCAGCAGCGCTACACGTTCATGGGCAGCATCAGGGTGCACCTGGAGCAGGCGGCCGACCTCGACACCGGCCTGTACCGGGTCCGCAGCCGCACCCTCGCCTCCAGCGAATCGCAGCAGCCCCAGTTCCCGCAGGGACAGCAGCAGGGCCCGCAGCCCGGCCAGCCGGCCCAGCGGCCGCCGTATCCGCAGGCGGCGCACGCCCAGTCCCCGCAGGGCTACCAGCAGCCGCCGCCCCGCACCCCCTTCCCGCCGGCCGGCGGGCAGCAGCCGGGCGCGGGACCGCAGCGCCCCGCCGCCGTGCCGCCGCTGCCGGCCGCCCCGCCGCCCGCGGGCGGCGCCGCCCGGCCGCCCGCCCCGGTCACCCGGCTCCCCGGCACCGGGGCCCCGGCGGGCTCCGCCGCGGCCGGCACCCGGCGCTGGATCGAGATCAACGGCACCCGGCACCAGATCACCCGGGGCGCCCTGGTCCTCGGCCGCTCCACCGAGGCGGACGTCCGGGTGGACGACCCGGGCGTATCGCGCAAACACTGCGAGATCCGGGTGGGCACACCCTCCCTGGTGCAGGACCTGGGATCGACGAACGGCATCGTGGTGGACGGGCAGCACACCCAGCGCGCTACGCTCCGCGACGGCTCCCGCATCGTTGTCGGGAGCACCACCATCGTCTATCGGCAAGCCGAAGGGTGA
- a CDS encoding FHA domain-containing protein FhaB/FipA, with product MSELTLTVMRLGFLAVLWLFVIVAVQVIRSDLFGTRVTQRAGRRGDAGARPPQQRQQAAAQDRRAQQPAQNNRQRRGAPTKLVVTEGSLAGTTVALQGQTITLGRAHDSTIVLDDDYASSRHARIYPDRDGQWIVEDLGSTNGTYLDRNRLTTPTPVPLGAPIRIGKTVIELRK from the coding sequence ATGTCAGAGCTGACCCTGACGGTCATGCGGTTGGGTTTCCTCGCCGTTCTGTGGCTGTTCGTGATCGTCGCGGTGCAAGTCATCCGCAGCGACCTTTTCGGGACCCGGGTGACCCAGCGCGCCGGACGCCGCGGCGACGCCGGCGCCCGCCCGCCCCAGCAGCGCCAGCAGGCCGCGGCGCAGGACCGGCGCGCGCAGCAGCCGGCGCAGAACAACCGCCAGCGCCGCGGCGCCCCCACCAAGCTGGTGGTCACCGAGGGGTCGCTGGCGGGCACCACGGTGGCGCTCCAGGGGCAGACGATCACGCTCGGCCGGGCACATGACTCGACGATTGTCCTCGATGACGACTACGCGTCCAGCCGGCATGCCAGGATCTACCCGGACCGCGACGGACAGTGGATCGTCGAGGATCTCGGATCCACGAACGGCACCTATCTCGACCGGAACCGGCTGACCACGCCGACCCCGGTCCCGCTGGGTGCGCCGATCCGCATCGGCAAGACCGTCATCGAGCTGCGGAAGTAG